A window of the Gossypium hirsutum isolate 1008001.06 chromosome A05, Gossypium_hirsutum_v2.1, whole genome shotgun sequence genome harbors these coding sequences:
- the LOC121229247 gene encoding sulfite exporter TauE/SafE family protein 3, producing the protein MAKFGVKPSVLRSIMLNFFNFGVAFMLVSAERSLRNGESVKESETNNNYFLKAINFLWQSDESGYHHVWPEMEFNWQIVLGSIIGFFGAAFGSVGGVGGGGIFVPMLSLIIGFDAKSATAISKCMIMGAAASTVYYNLKLRHPTLDMPIIDYDLALLIQPMLMMGISIGVTFNVLFADWMVTVLLIILFLGTSTKAFFKGVETWKKETILKKEAARRLEPNETGSGDVEYKPLPSGPSSDPPKDNSDKEVSILENVCWKELGLLCFVWIAFLVLQITKNNTTTCSALYWVLNLLQIPVSVGVSLYEAVSLYKGYRVIASKGEHGTSFRVAQLVTYCAFGVLAGVVGGLLGLGGGFIMGPLFLELGVPPQVSSATATFAMTFSSSMSVVEYYLLKRFPVPYALYFTGVATVAAFIGQHVVRKLIILFGRASLIIFILASTIFVSAISLGGVGISNMIGKIERHEYMGFENLCKYES; encoded by the exons ATGGCGAAATTTGGTGTAAAACCGAGTGTTTTGAGGTCGATAATGTTGAATTTCTTCAATTTTGGTGTAGCTTTTATGCTAGTTTCAGCTGAGAGAAGCTTGAGGAATGGAGAATCTGTCAAGGAGTCTGAAACAAACAATAATTATTTCCTCAAAGCTATTAACTTCTTGTGGCAATCTGATGAATCAGGTTATCACCATGTTTGGCCT GAAATGGAATTTAATTGGCAAATTGTGCTGGGAAGTATAATTGGATTCTTTGGAGCAGCGTTTGGGAGTGTAGGTGGAGTTGGTGGAGGTGGCATTTTTGTTCCTATGCTTAGCCTTATTATTGGGTTTGATGCAAAATCAGCCACAGCTATTTCAAAAT GTATGATCATGGGTGCAGCAGCTTCAACTGTTTACTACAACCTTAAGCTAAGGCATCCTACACTGGATATGCCTATCATTGATTATGATTTGGCTCTTCTTATCCAGCCAATGCTCATGATGGGAATTAGCATTGGAGTCACTTTTAATGTGCTCTTTGCAGATTGGATGGTCACAGTTTTACTTATTATTCTCTTTCTAG GAACATCAACAAAGGCATTCTTCAAGGGTGTAGAAACGTGGAAAAAGGAAACCATACTGAAAAAG GAGGCCGCTAGGCGTTTGGAACCAAATG AAACTGGTAGTGGAGATGTGGAATACAAGCCTCTTCCTAGTGGCCCAAGCAGTGATCCTCCTAAGGACAACTCAGATAAAGAA GTCTCTATTTTGGAGAATGTTTGTTGGAAAGAACTTGGACTCCTTTGTTTCGTTTGGATTGCATTCCTTGTACTGCAGATTACCAAG AATAATACAACTACTTGTTCAGCATTGTATTGGGTGTTGAACTTGCTGCAG ATCCCAGTTTCAGTTGGGGTATCTCTATATGAGGCAGTTAGTCTCTATAAAGGATATAGAGTTATTGCATCCAAGGGAGAACATGGCACAAGTTTTCGAGTAGCCCAGCTTGTTACCTACTGTGCTTTTGGAGTACTAGCTGGAGTTGTCGGCGGTCTGCTTGGCCTAGGAGGAGGATTTATCATGGGTCCACTATTCTTGGAGTTGGGTGTCCCTCCTCAA GTATCAAGTGCTACAGCTACCTTTGCCATGACATTTTCCTCATCCATGTCTGTTGTAGAATATTACCTTCTGAAGCGTTTTCCAGTACCTTACG CTCTGTACTTCACTGGGGTAGCTACAGTTGCTGCCTTTATCGGACAGCATGTTGTCCGAAAGCTGATAATTTTATTTGGAAGGGCATCTTTGATCATCTTCATTCTAGCCTCCACAATATTTGTCAGTGCAATATCACTAG GTGGTGTTGGCATATCAAACATGATCGGGAAAATCGAGCGCCACGAGTACATGGGATTCGAGAACCTGTGCAAGTACGAAAGCTGA